One stretch of Ostrinia nubilalis chromosome 11, ilOstNubi1.1, whole genome shotgun sequence DNA includes these proteins:
- the LOC135075879 gene encoding pancreatic lipase-related protein 2-like, producing the protein MRHFNISITVVVIVYLLVVTLAAKMPPTEVRPRHDLNFAETVYAKLSGACRALMDLQYNSLSDQNDLIKTMKIIYLDGNDMKTYPIDAAYVALTKPANFDISKQTKIVIHGYKDNSQSAVPLALAQAYNEKKMFNVLLVDAEEMINKWYILSVHNARLVGKRLANLLANLENFGANAEDFHLLGISLGAHIAGWAGKYFRQYKGHNLGRITGLDPAGPCFSYGHSDQRLDKTDANYVDVVHSNRLIQGAIEPLGHSDFYINGGGPTQPGCFMPSCSHLRAAEVYIESVRNPKSFVGVQCENWEQFKKNQCVDKDYAVLGYGSSSATRGLYYLRTSSHSPFGLGIKGAKSVNSKVDPWLESLNIT; encoded by the exons ATGCGCCACTTCAATATATCTATAACTGTCGTCGTCATCGTATACCTACTTGTCGTGACGCTCGCGGCGAAGATGCCGCCAACCGAAGTTCGTCCGAGACACGATCTCAATTTCGCCGAAACTGTTTACGCCAAACTTTCCGGTGCAT GTAGAGCATTAATGGACCTTCAATATAACTCGCTAAGTGATCAAAACGACTTAATAAAGacaatgaaaattatatacCTGGATGGTAACGACATGAAAACCTACCCCATCGACGCCGCATATGTCGCACTAACTAAGCCAGCTAATTTTGATATATCAAAGCAAACAAAGATTGTAATTCACGGCTATAAGGACAACTCACAGTCGGCAGTGCCTCTGGCCTTAGCTCAAGCATACAATGAGAAGAAAATGTTCAACGTTTTGCTAGTCGACGCGGAGGAAATGATTAACAAATGGTACATCCTCTCCGTTCATAACGCGCGGCTGGTTGGAAAACGATTAGCAAACCTACTTGCAAACTTAGAAAATTTTGGAGCAAACGCTGAAGATTTTCACTTACTCGGCATAAGTCTGGGTGCACACATCGCCGGGTGGGCTGGTAAATACTTCCGACAGTACAAAGGACACAACTTGGGCCGCATCACGGGCCTGGATCCGGCGGGACCCTGCTTTTCATACGGGCACAGCGATCAAAGACTGGATAAAACGGATGCTAATTATGTGGATGTGGTTCATTCGAACAGATTAATTCAAGGAGCAATTGAGCCTCTGGGTCATTCAGACTTTTACATCAATGGCGGAGGACCGACTCAGCCAGGATGTTTCATGCCTTCCTGCAGTCACTTGCGAGCTGCTGAAGTGTATATAGAAAGCGTAAGAAACCCGAAATCTTTTGTGGGTGTCCAGTGTGAGAATTGGGAGCAATTTAAGAAAAACCAGTGTGTTGATAAGGACTACGCAGTGCTGGGATACGGCTCGTCGAGCGCGACCAGAGGGCTCTACTACTTGAGAACCTCGTCACACTCGCCATTCGGCCTTGGAATTAAAGGAGCAAAATCTGTGAATTCAAAAGTTGATCCTTGGTTAGAAAGCCTTAATATCACTTAA